Proteins from a genomic interval of Anatilimnocola floriformis:
- a CDS encoding amidohydrolase family protein: protein MKYLITACLILFTAAAARANPEVPAPAQAGPIALIGGTIHPVEGAVIEGGTILIEDGKITALGKDVKLPPKTEKVDCKGQHIYPALFDAYTDLGLVEINSVRATADFREVGNMNPNVRALAAVNPDSEVIPVTRSNGVLLALTAPRGILVAGRAAVIQLDGWTPEQMSLKDGAGLMIHWPQPASNPPPADPLDDPVASVPRDDGVQTMRKAFQDARQYGAARKADPDYPVDARWESLQDVLAGTVPVMIHAESLEQIQGAVAFGDEFKLKVVIVGGYDAPRCADLLKPRNIPVIVTSIYRLPRRRSDDYDAPYTLCERLRAAGIKFCISSFGRFGATGTRNLPYHAATAAAYGLSSDEALKAITLYPAQICGVADRVGSLKVGKDATLFIASGDPLETPTQITAGYIQGRKLAWNDRHKRLFEKYQEKYKQLEREEKK, encoded by the coding sequence ATGAAATACCTCATCACTGCCTGCTTGATTCTCTTCACCGCTGCGGCGGCTCGCGCCAATCCGGAAGTTCCCGCTCCTGCGCAGGCGGGTCCGATCGCACTCATCGGCGGCACGATTCATCCGGTCGAAGGGGCCGTGATCGAAGGTGGCACGATTCTGATCGAGGATGGCAAGATCACTGCCCTCGGCAAGGATGTGAAGTTGCCGCCGAAGACCGAGAAGGTCGACTGCAAAGGCCAGCACATTTATCCCGCACTGTTCGATGCCTACACCGACCTCGGGCTGGTCGAGATCAACTCGGTGCGGGCCACGGCGGACTTTCGCGAAGTGGGGAACATGAACCCGAATGTTCGCGCGCTAGCCGCGGTGAATCCCGATAGCGAAGTCATTCCCGTCACGCGCTCCAACGGCGTACTCTTGGCGCTCACTGCACCGCGGGGGATTCTCGTCGCGGGTCGGGCTGCGGTGATTCAGCTTGATGGTTGGACGCCGGAGCAGATGAGCTTGAAGGACGGCGCAGGGTTGATGATTCATTGGCCTCAACCGGCGTCGAATCCGCCGCCGGCTGATCCGCTCGACGACCCGGTTGCCAGCGTGCCGCGCGATGATGGTGTGCAGACGATGCGCAAGGCTTTTCAAGATGCTCGCCAATACGGCGCGGCGCGGAAGGCCGATCCGGATTATCCGGTGGATGCCCGCTGGGAGTCGCTGCAGGATGTGCTGGCCGGAACGGTGCCGGTGATGATTCATGCGGAAAGCCTGGAGCAGATTCAAGGCGCGGTGGCCTTTGGCGATGAGTTCAAACTGAAAGTGGTCATCGTCGGTGGATATGATGCGCCGCGCTGTGCCGATCTCCTCAAGCCGCGAAATATTCCGGTGATCGTGACTTCGATCTATCGGTTGCCGCGGCGGCGGAGCGATGACTACGACGCGCCGTACACGCTGTGCGAACGACTGCGAGCGGCGGGCATTAAGTTTTGCATTTCCAGCTTCGGCCGCTTCGGCGCGACGGGCACACGCAACCTGCCGTATCACGCCGCGACTGCGGCTGCCTATGGCCTGTCATCCGACGAAGCTTTGAAAGCAATCACGCTTTATCCCGCGCAGATCTGCGGCGTAGCCGATCGCGTCGGCTCGCTGAAGGTCGGCAAGGACGCGACGCTGTTCATCGCCAGTGGCGATCCGCTCGAAACGCCGACGCAAATCACGGCGGGGTATATTCAAGGTCGCAAGCTCGCCTGGAACGATCGCCACAAACGGCTGTTTGAAAAGTATCAAGAGAAGTACAAGCAGCTGGAGCGTGAGGAAAAGAAGTAA
- a CDS encoding endonuclease/exonuclease/phosphatase family protein → MIRRAISFAVVGLALLGSAAFADPPPEQVVICSWNTEWMFDNYDGDNFSDLAKKMKAPSREDWDWKLAGVEKVVREIKPTILGLQEIENQRVLFYLNQRFKDEAAYKYRIAFIEGTDYFTEQDVGLMALSGLIGFGRREMSKEEFEDKRNMALTKHIFGTFEWGTGADKERVTVCNMHLRARGDATNLRVRQAHLARVWVNELIKKGENVILMGDMNTDEFATETKPDGDIGTMIGLDTPEKDDDLFDTLVELKDPKRHTHLNGQQYDRILLSRSLVEDDPNRKDLSFKSVAIRRDLVIRKEQDKDHMDIFWSIPAEERDTSDHYPLVVTLDYK, encoded by the coding sequence ATGATTCGTCGTGCCATCTCGTTCGCAGTTGTCGGCCTCGCATTGCTGGGGAGCGCAGCCTTTGCCGATCCGCCGCCGGAGCAGGTTGTCATCTGTTCGTGGAACACCGAATGGATGTTCGACAACTACGACGGCGACAACTTCTCGGATCTCGCCAAGAAGATGAAAGCGCCGTCGCGCGAAGACTGGGATTGGAAACTCGCCGGCGTCGAAAAGGTCGTGCGCGAAATCAAGCCGACCATTCTGGGTCTGCAAGAAATCGAAAATCAGCGAGTGCTGTTTTATCTCAATCAGCGTTTTAAAGACGAAGCCGCCTACAAGTATCGGATTGCCTTCATCGAAGGGACCGATTACTTCACCGAGCAAGACGTCGGTTTGATGGCGCTGAGCGGGTTGATCGGCTTTGGTCGGCGCGAGATGTCGAAGGAGGAATTCGAAGACAAGCGAAACATGGCCCTGACGAAGCACATCTTCGGCACCTTCGAATGGGGCACCGGCGCCGACAAGGAACGCGTCACCGTTTGCAACATGCATCTGCGGGCCCGCGGCGATGCGACCAACCTCCGCGTTCGTCAGGCTCACCTGGCGCGCGTGTGGGTGAATGAGCTGATCAAGAAGGGCGAGAATGTCATCCTGATGGGCGACATGAACACCGACGAGTTCGCGACCGAAACAAAACCCGACGGCGACATCGGCACGATGATCGGCCTCGATACGCCCGAGAAAGACGACGACCTGTTCGACACGCTCGTCGAACTGAAGGACCCCAAGCGGCACACGCATCTCAACGGTCAGCAGTACGACCGCATTCTGCTGAGCCGCAGCCTGGTCGAAGATGATCCGAACCGCAAGGATCTGAGCTTCAAGTCGGTGGCGATCCGCCGCGATCTGGTGATCCGCAAGGAACAGGACAAGGATCACATGGACATTTTCTGGTCGATCCCCGCCGAAGAGCGCGACACCAGCGATCACTATCCGCTGGTGGTGACGCTGGATTACAAGTAG
- a CDS encoding prolyl oligopeptidase family serine peptidase, whose protein sequence is MRYFICSLALISLFASASADERIDRALSLSRRTSGGVFRDQVQPTWLPGGKAFWYRVQTGPRSQEFVLIDAETGKRKTASSLKGLDLPEEEKPAKTEEKIRPSSRTGDDSALKVINKLASDIELFWINTDGEKVRYEGIPAGGEREQHSYAGHVWLIATKAGEQLAVVEVAPTLSTIVIDGKKAPRAEVAPENPRPRRTGGRGTSPDGKQQAFVENGVVQLRNVDSGKTTQLKTELNDSPQFREAIHWSPDSSAFVAFHCADVPRRKITIVDSSPKDQLQPKLKELDYIKPGDPLPQPQVVLFRLKDDGAESHVIKSPLLVDAFHTSAQFDIRWADDGSEFYFDYNRRGHQEYRIIAVNAKNGEVRAVVEEKVSTFIDYTNKTWRRWLPKTGELLWMSERDGWCHLYLIDVKNGAVRNQITKGSWPLRQVLHVDEEARELWFMASGLQADQDPYYQHLCRVKFDGSEFQQLTAGDGQHRVAFSPDREYFIDTWSRVDLPPVTELRRSSDGKLICECERADATRLVESGWTLPERFTAKGRDGETDICGIIIKPSHFDPSKKYPVVEQIYAGPQSAFVPKEFGRQQGHHNIAELGFIVVQMDGMGTNHRGKKFHDVCWKNLKDAGYPDRIAWIKAAAKDRPWMDLSRVGIYGGSAGGQNAMRALLDHHDFYKVAVADCGCHDNRMDKLWWNEQWMGWPIDDSYAKSSNMEDAHKLQGKLMLVVGELDTNVDPASTMQVVGALQRAGKTFTYLPIVGAGHGAAETPYGSRRRMEFLVEHLRPE, encoded by the coding sequence ATGCGCTACTTCATATGCTCCTTGGCGTTGATTTCCCTTTTCGCTTCTGCTTCGGCCGATGAGCGGATCGATCGTGCGCTGAGTCTCTCGCGGCGAACCAGCGGCGGCGTCTTTCGCGATCAAGTGCAGCCGACGTGGTTACCAGGTGGAAAAGCATTCTGGTATCGCGTGCAAACCGGGCCGCGGTCGCAGGAGTTCGTGCTGATCGATGCCGAGACCGGTAAGCGAAAAACGGCGAGCAGTTTGAAGGGCCTCGACCTGCCGGAAGAAGAGAAGCCGGCGAAGACCGAAGAAAAAATCAGGCCGAGCTCGCGCACCGGTGACGACTCGGCGCTGAAGGTGATCAACAAACTGGCCAGCGACATCGAGCTCTTCTGGATCAACACCGACGGCGAGAAAGTGCGTTACGAAGGAATCCCCGCCGGCGGCGAACGCGAGCAACACAGCTACGCCGGCCACGTTTGGCTCATCGCTACCAAAGCAGGCGAGCAACTCGCCGTTGTCGAAGTCGCGCCGACGCTGAGCACGATTGTGATCGATGGCAAAAAAGCTCCGCGCGCTGAAGTCGCTCCCGAAAATCCTCGTCCGCGGCGAACCGGCGGTCGCGGTACTTCGCCCGATGGCAAGCAGCAAGCCTTCGTCGAGAACGGAGTCGTTCAATTGAGGAACGTCGACTCCGGCAAAACGACGCAACTCAAAACCGAGCTCAACGACAGTCCGCAATTTCGCGAAGCCATCCATTGGTCACCCGATTCATCGGCCTTCGTTGCCTTTCACTGTGCCGACGTGCCGCGGCGGAAGATCACCATTGTCGATTCATCTCCCAAGGATCAGCTGCAACCGAAGCTGAAGGAGCTCGACTACATCAAGCCGGGCGATCCGTTGCCGCAACCGCAGGTGGTGCTGTTTCGCTTGAAAGACGACGGCGCGGAATCGCACGTGATCAAGAGCCCGCTGCTGGTCGATGCTTTTCACACGTCAGCGCAGTTCGACATTCGTTGGGCCGACGACGGCAGTGAGTTCTACTTCGACTACAACCGCCGCGGCCATCAGGAATATCGCATCATCGCCGTGAACGCGAAGAACGGCGAAGTGCGGGCCGTGGTCGAAGAGAAAGTCTCGACATTCATCGATTACACGAACAAAACCTGGCGTCGCTGGCTGCCGAAGACCGGCGAGCTGCTGTGGATGAGCGAGCGCGACGGCTGGTGCCATTTGTATTTGATCGACGTGAAAAACGGCGCGGTGAGAAATCAAATCACCAAGGGAAGTTGGCCGCTGCGACAAGTGCTGCACGTCGATGAAGAAGCCCGCGAACTGTGGTTCATGGCGAGCGGACTGCAAGCCGATCAGGACCCGTACTATCAGCATCTCTGCCGCGTAAAGTTCGATGGCAGCGAGTTTCAGCAACTCACGGCTGGCGACGGTCAGCATCGTGTAGCGTTCTCGCCTGATCGCGAGTATTTCATCGATACGTGGTCGCGCGTTGACCTGCCGCCGGTCACCGAACTGCGTCGCAGCAGCGACGGCAAACTCATTTGCGAATGCGAACGGGCCGATGCCACGCGACTCGTCGAATCGGGTTGGACACTGCCCGAGCGATTTACCGCGAAGGGGCGCGACGGCGAGACCGACATTTGCGGCATCATCATCAAGCCGTCGCATTTCGATCCGAGCAAAAAGTATCCGGTCGTCGAGCAGATCTACGCCGGGCCGCAATCGGCGTTCGTGCCGAAGGAGTTCGGCCGGCAGCAAGGACATCACAACATCGCTGAGCTCGGCTTCATCGTCGTACAGATGGACGGCATGGGAACGAACCACCGCGGCAAAAAGTTTCACGACGTCTGCTGGAAGAATTTGAAAGACGCCGGCTATCCCGATCGGATCGCCTGGATCAAAGCAGCCGCGAAGGATCGCCCGTGGATGGATCTGTCGCGCGTCGGCATCTACGGCGGCAGCGCAGGGGGCCAGAACGCAATGCGGGCCCTGCTCGATCATCACGACTTTTACAAAGTAGCCGTCGCCGACTGCGGCTGTCACGACAACCGCATGGACAAGCTCTGGTGGAACGAGCAGTGGATGGGCTGGCCGATCGACGACAGCTACGCCAAGAGCTCGAACATGGAAGACGCCCACAAGTTGCAGGGCAAACTGATGCTCGTCGTCGGCGAACTCGACACCAACGTCGACCCGGCCAGCACCATGCAAGTCGTCGGCGCCCTGCAACGCGCCGGCAAAACCTTCACCTACCTCCCCATCGTCGGCGCCGGTCATGGAGCGGCCGAAACGCCTTATGGCTCACGTCGGCGGATGGAGTTTTTGGTAGAGCATTTGCGACCGGAGTAG
- a CDS encoding EamA family transporter: MPPETVLKPGWWWFALGAAVFAAATTLLGKVGVGTVNSNVATFIRVVVMLVTTAGLLSFRGEWTGFQGISVRNWLIVIASGVATGLSWLCYFRALQLAPASRVAPLDKLSVALVLICAFVFLGEAFTWQTALGGALIVAGVLLVSLA; encoded by the coding sequence GTGCCCCCCGAAACCGTTCTCAAGCCAGGCTGGTGGTGGTTTGCCTTAGGGGCAGCGGTTTTTGCGGCGGCGACCACGTTGCTCGGCAAGGTCGGCGTGGGGACGGTCAACTCGAACGTGGCGACGTTCATTCGCGTGGTGGTGATGCTGGTCACCACGGCAGGGCTGCTGTCTTTTCGCGGCGAATGGACCGGTTTTCAAGGCATTTCGGTGCGCAATTGGCTGATCGTCATCGCCAGCGGCGTGGCCACCGGCTTATCGTGGCTGTGCTACTTTCGCGCGCTGCAACTCGCGCCGGCTTCGCGCGTGGCGCCGCTCGATAAGTTGAGCGTGGCGCTGGTGCTGATCTGCGCGTTCGTCTTTCTCGGCGAAGCTTTCACGTGGCAAACGGCGCTCGGCGGCGCACTGATCGTGGCCGGCGTGTTGCTGGTGTCGTTGGCCTGA
- a CDS encoding DUF1559 domain-containing protein: MSRPARTAFTLVELLVVIAIIGVLVALLLPAVQAARESARRTQCLNNQKQWVLAMHNYHDSLGALPSGAYLPTAWFWRSSLLPYMEQMAVYQKINFNLGDFCVNDPAAAAPDSPNKADLKSWSCPSDPNTRQLFKGYLVTGADYRAQNYFGIADGVSRTGEGGTFFLSSDIKFKNFTDGLSNTAVMGERGIPTAYYWGWGLCGAGTRDAFLSFQDGFKPGNKNSDPDTWRFWSYHPGGALFAFGDGAVRFVSYSTNFNVLTAMATRDNGEVYQLP, encoded by the coding sequence ATGTCCCGTCCTGCCCGCACTGCATTTACGCTCGTCGAGCTCCTCGTCGTGATTGCCATCATCGGCGTGCTCGTGGCGTTGTTGCTTCCCGCCGTGCAAGCGGCCCGTGAATCCGCGCGCCGCACCCAATGCCTGAATAATCAAAAGCAGTGGGTGCTCGCCATGCACAACTATCACGACAGCCTCGGCGCGCTGCCGAGCGGCGCGTACTTGCCGACGGCTTGGTTCTGGCGGTCTTCGCTGTTGCCGTACATGGAACAGATGGCCGTGTACCAGAAGATCAACTTCAACCTGGGCGATTTTTGCGTCAACGACCCCGCTGCGGCCGCGCCCGATAGTCCCAACAAAGCCGATCTGAAATCCTGGTCGTGCCCGAGCGATCCCAACACCCGCCAGCTCTTCAAGGGTTATCTGGTCACCGGCGCCGATTATCGCGCGCAGAACTATTTCGGCATCGCCGATGGCGTGAGTCGCACTGGCGAAGGTGGCACGTTCTTCCTCAGCAGCGATATCAAATTCAAGAACTTTACCGACGGCTTGTCGAACACCGCCGTCATGGGCGAACGCGGCATTCCCACCGCTTACTACTGGGGCTGGGGGCTGTGCGGCGCTGGCACGCGCGATGCCTTTCTCAGCTTTCAGGATGGCTTCAAGCCGGGCAATAAAAACTCCGACCCCGACACCTGGCGGTTCTGGAGCTATCATCCCGGCGGCGCGTTGTTCGCCTTCGGCGATGGCGCGGTTCGCTTCGTGAGCTACTCGACCAATTTCAATGTGCTGACCGCGATGGCCACGCGCGACAACGGCGAAGTTTATCAACTGCCGTAA
- a CDS encoding acyl-[ACP]--phospholipid O-acyltransferase, translated as MDHTASSDNATQAGDASIWSLGFGGLLGTQFLTAANDNIFRWLVIGIGKDYVDPSQVGNILMAGTACLVLPYLFLAAPAGYLADRFSKRTVIIGCKIAEIVLMFLAVAAILTGKTYGGWTPLISLFTVLTLLGCQAALFSPARSGAMPETLSPKWLSVANGLFALCTVMATVVGMVIGSWLAEVTGNKGLLNWQWTAGVLLGVAVFGTLFSFAITSVPAADPAAKFPWSFPLQTWADLKMLYSHLALFRVALGILFFYSIGSIAQLNIDQMAAEGGGTTETAKIPLLIALIAGVCVGSILAGIWSGDHVELGLLPLGALGMAVCSMLLFTVPHDLFEKGTAVTGGLVWACSLLACLGLSAGLFDVPLEAYLQHQSPRANRGSIFAANNLLTFTGILVASVLFAALRLPFWKSVDPAATLLQPLLTSQQIFLVAGLLTIPVFIYIVWLIPQATIRFGVWLLSMTVYRMRVYGQEHLPREGGALLVPNHITWVDGILLLLSSSRPIRMVALSSNLENKWLSWLANMFGVIPINPAKPKMVIAAFRQAREALNEGELVCIFAEGGLSRTGQVQAFRPGMMKILDGTNAPVVPVYLQGLWGSIFSFEGNKFFWKWPKRIPYPLSIHFGPKIDEPEDIHHIRQAVLDLGTVAVKQSTTSMLTLARQFIRRCKERLKKPKLADSMGADMTGGDVLIRALILRRLLRRHVIKPDEQYVGVLLPPSAPGFLANMALALDKRIAVNLNYTVSADVMNACIKQAGIKHILTSKRFMEKMEFKLDAEIIELESLKDKPTAMDKGVCWLQTNVLPAGMVDMALGLGSVKADDVVTIIFTSGSTGTPKGVMLSYGNVGTNVEAIDQVVHLKSSDCLIGILPFFHSFGYTVTMWGPAMLDIKGAYHFSPLDAKLVGKLVRRNEGTLLLSTPTFLRSYLRRIEPEDLKTLDVVVAGAEKLPADLSQAFEERFGVRPVEGYGTTELSPLVSVNVPPTRSIDNFQVDRKEGSVGRTVPGVSAKITDPETGAVLTAGKPGMLWISGPNVMKGYLHQPELTASVIKDGWYQTGDIAYIDDEGFIFITGRESRFSKIGGEMVPHIKVEEELLRLVGGEHEKQPLSVTAIPDAKKGERLIVLHTKIDKTPDELRKGLTAAGLPNLFIPAADAFMEIPELPVLGTGKLDLKGMKTIAQERFAGKAAADSE; from the coding sequence ATGGATCACACCGCCTCTTCCGACAATGCGACTCAGGCTGGCGACGCTTCGATCTGGTCGCTCGGCTTCGGCGGGTTGCTGGGGACGCAGTTTCTGACGGCAGCCAACGATAATATCTTTCGCTGGCTGGTGATCGGGATTGGCAAGGATTACGTCGATCCGTCGCAAGTCGGCAATATTTTGATGGCAGGAACCGCCTGCCTAGTGCTGCCGTACCTGTTTCTCGCAGCGCCGGCGGGTTACCTGGCCGATCGCTTCAGCAAACGGACGGTGATCATCGGCTGCAAGATCGCCGAGATCGTGCTGATGTTTCTCGCGGTCGCGGCGATCCTGACCGGCAAAACCTACGGTGGTTGGACGCCGTTGATCTCGCTCTTCACGGTGCTGACGCTCTTGGGTTGTCAGGCGGCGCTCTTTTCGCCCGCGCGCAGTGGCGCGATGCCCGAGACGTTGAGCCCCAAATGGTTATCGGTGGCGAACGGTCTATTTGCACTGTGCACGGTCATGGCCACCGTCGTGGGCATGGTTATCGGCAGTTGGCTGGCTGAAGTGACCGGCAACAAAGGCTTGCTCAACTGGCAGTGGACGGCCGGCGTGCTGCTGGGTGTCGCTGTTTTTGGAACGCTGTTTTCGTTTGCGATCACCAGCGTGCCGGCGGCTGATCCGGCGGCGAAGTTTCCCTGGAGCTTTCCGCTGCAGACGTGGGCAGATTTGAAAATGCTCTACAGCCACCTCGCGCTGTTTCGCGTCGCGCTGGGGATTCTGTTTTTCTATTCGATTGGTTCCATCGCGCAGCTGAATATCGATCAGATGGCCGCCGAAGGTGGCGGCACGACCGAGACGGCGAAGATTCCGCTGCTGATCGCGCTGATCGCGGGTGTGTGCGTCGGCAGCATCTTGGCCGGCATCTGGTCGGGCGATCACGTCGAGCTGGGCTTGTTGCCGCTCGGCGCGCTGGGCATGGCCGTGTGCTCGATGCTGCTGTTTACGGTGCCGCACGATTTGTTTGAAAAGGGAACGGCCGTCACTGGCGGCCTGGTGTGGGCCTGCAGCTTGCTCGCGTGTCTCGGCTTGAGTGCGGGGCTGTTCGATGTGCCGCTCGAAGCCTATCTGCAACATCAAAGTCCGCGGGCCAATCGCGGTTCGATCTTTGCCGCCAATAACCTGCTGACGTTCACCGGCATTTTGGTGGCGTCGGTTTTGTTTGCCGCCCTGCGGTTGCCGTTTTGGAAGAGCGTTGACCCAGCGGCTACGTTGTTGCAGCCGTTGCTGACTTCGCAGCAGATCTTTTTGGTCGCTGGCTTGCTGACGATTCCGGTTTTCATTTACATCGTCTGGCTCATACCGCAAGCGACGATTCGCTTTGGCGTGTGGCTGCTCAGCATGACCGTCTATCGCATGCGCGTGTATGGCCAGGAGCATTTGCCCCGCGAAGGTGGCGCGCTGCTCGTGCCGAATCATATCACCTGGGTCGACGGCATTTTGCTGCTGCTGTCGAGCTCGCGGCCGATCCGCATGGTGGCGCTATCGAGCAATCTCGAGAACAAATGGCTCAGCTGGCTGGCCAATATGTTCGGCGTGATTCCAATCAATCCCGCCAAGCCGAAGATGGTGATCGCCGCGTTCCGCCAGGCTCGCGAAGCCCTCAACGAAGGTGAGTTGGTTTGCATCTTTGCCGAAGGTGGTCTCTCGCGCACCGGCCAGGTGCAAGCCTTTCGGCCCGGCATGATGAAGATCCTCGACGGCACGAATGCGCCGGTGGTGCCCGTTTACTTGCAAGGTTTGTGGGGGAGCATTTTCAGCTTCGAGGGGAACAAGTTCTTCTGGAAATGGCCCAAGCGAATTCCGTATCCTTTATCCATTCATTTTGGCCCCAAAATCGACGAGCCGGAGGATATTCACCACATCCGCCAGGCCGTGCTCGATCTGGGGACCGTCGCCGTGAAGCAGAGTACTACATCCATGTTGACCTTGGCCCGCCAGTTCATTCGCCGTTGCAAAGAACGGCTGAAGAAGCCGAAACTCGCCGACTCGATGGGCGCCGACATGACCGGCGGCGACGTGCTGATTCGCGCACTCATTCTCCGCCGCTTGCTGCGGCGGCATGTCATCAAGCCCGATGAACAATACGTGGGGGTGCTGCTGCCGCCATCGGCGCCGGGCTTCTTGGCGAATATGGCCCTCGCGCTCGACAAGCGAATTGCGGTGAACCTCAACTACACCGTGTCGGCCGATGTGATGAACGCCTGCATCAAGCAGGCCGGCATCAAGCACATCCTGACCAGCAAGCGGTTCATGGAAAAAATGGAGTTCAAGCTCGATGCCGAAATCATCGAACTCGAAAGCCTCAAAGATAAACCGACCGCCATGGACAAAGGCGTGTGCTGGTTGCAGACCAACGTACTGCCTGCCGGCATGGTCGATATGGCGCTCGGCCTGGGCAGTGTGAAGGCCGACGACGTCGTGACGATCATCTTCACGTCGGGATCGACCGGCACGCCGAAGGGGGTGATGCTGAGCTACGGCAACGTCGGCACGAATGTCGAAGCCATCGATCAGGTCGTGCATCTCAAGTCGAGCGATTGCCTCATCGGCATCCTGCCGTTCTTCCACTCGTTTGGTTACACCGTCACGATGTGGGGCCCGGCCATGCTCGACATCAAAGGCGCTTACCACTTCAGCCCGCTCGATGCCAAGCTCGTCGGCAAACTGGTGCGGCGCAACGAAGGAACTTTGCTGCTGAGTACGCCAACATTTCTCCGCAGTTACTTGCGGCGGATCGAACCGGAAGATCTCAAGACGCTCGATGTCGTGGTTGCCGGCGCGGAAAAACTCCCCGCCGATTTGAGCCAGGCCTTTGAAGAGCGTTTCGGCGTGCGACCGGTCGAAGGCTACGGCACGACGGAACTCTCGCCCCTCGTTTCGGTCAACGTGCCGCCGACGCGCTCGATTGACAATTTCCAAGTCGATCGCAAGGAAGGCTCCGTCGGTCGCACCGTGCCGGGCGTTTCGGCCAAGATCACCGATCCCGAAACCGGCGCAGTCCTCACGGCTGGCAAACCCGGCATGCTCTGGATCAGCGGGCCGAACGTGATGAAGGGTTACCTGCATCAGCCCGAGCTGACCGCTTCGGTGATCAAAGACGGTTGGTACCAGACGGGTGACATCGCTTACATCGACGACGAAGGTTTCATTTTCATCACCGGCCGCGAAAGCCGCTTCAGCAAGATCGGCGGCGAAATGGTGCCGCACATCAAGGTCGAAGAAGAGCTCCTCCGGTTGGTCGGCGGCGAACACGAAAAACAACCACTGAGCGTCACTGCCATTCCCGATGCCAAGAAGGGCGAACGACTCATCGTCTTGCACACCAAGATCGACAAAACCCCCGATGAACTCCGCAAAGGCCTGACCGCCGCCGGTCTGCCGAACCTGTTCATCCCCGCGGCTGATGCCTTTATGGAAATCCCGGAATTGCCCGTCCTCGGCACGGGCAAGTTGGATTTGAAGGGGATGAAAACAATTGCCCAAGAGCGATTTGCAGGAAAGGCTGCAGCCGACAGCGAGTAG